CCCGGCGGGCGCGCCCCGTGAGAGGCGGCCTGCCGGGCCGGGTTGGACGTGACCCATCGTGGTGCGGCGGTCAGCCGCGGCCGTGGGCCACGGCTTGGGCGCGTTCCTCCCCGTCCCCGGCCGCCGCGCCCCTCGCGCCGGTGAGGTAGGCGGAGACGACCACGTTCGCCGTGTAGGAGCGGGTCTTGTGGTCGTACGTCCCGCCGCAGGTGATCAGCCGCAGTTCGGCCCGGCCGTCCTCGCGGGGCCCGTACGCCTTCCGCGCGTCGAAGCGTTCGCGGGTGACGAGCTGGACGTCGTCCACGGTGAACTCCGCGACGCTGCCGTCGGTCCGGGTGACCTCGATGCGGGCGCCCGGCTTCACCGCGCTGAGCCCGTAGAAGACGGCGGGCTTGGTGTCGGTGTCGACATGGCCGACGAACAGGGCCGTGCCCTTCGCCCCGGGCTGGGTGCCGTCGCCGTACCAGCCGGCGGTCCTCGGCATCCCGTACGGGGGCGGGTCGATGGCTCCGTCGCCGTCGAGGCCGCGTGCGATGACGGGGGCCTCGATCCCGACGGAGGGGACCTCGACGCGCTCGGGGGCCGCTCCGTCGAGCGGGTCGTGGGCCCGGGGCAGCGAGGCCCCGAAGGGGCGGCCGACCGCGGCCACGTCGCCGGTGGTGGGGCCCGACAGCCCGCCGAGCCCGCCGCCGGCCTCCTTGCCCCAGAGCCACAGGCCGAGCAGCAGCACGGCCCAGGCCACTCCGGTGAGCAGTCGCCCGTTTCCTGCCGGGCGGTCCGGGGCTCCCATGTCAGCTGCCGGCCGGGCCGCGACGCCGGCGCGAGGTGCGCAGGGCGACGGCGACGGCCGCGACGGCGGCGAGCACCAGGCCGATCACCGCGTGCCGGGTACCGGGGCCCTGGGCCTCGGCGGACCGTTCGGCGAGGGTGGCGGTGCCTCCGCCGCCCGCCTTGACGGGTGCGGCGGGCGAGGGCCGGTTGTGGTGGATGACGGTGAGGGTGCCGGTGGCCTTGCCGTTGCTGTCCTCGCACGTCACCCAGACGTCGTAGGAGCGGGGTTCGGCGTCGGACCGGATCCGGGCCTCGGCGAAGAGGCCCTTGTCGTCGGCCGGGCGGAAGTGGGCGACCGAGGTGAAGGCGTCGGAGTTGCCCTTGGCCCGGCGGCCCTTGCCGCAGACGTCGACCCACAGCTCCACCTGCCCGCCCGGGGCGATCGTGGACGGGGTGATCGAGACGGTGCCGGTGCGCCGGTCGCCGTCCCCGGCCGGAGCGGCCGGGGATGCCAGCGCGGCGGGTGCGGGCACGGCTATGAGCGCGGCCGCCGCCGCTGCACAGAACGTGAGGGGTATGGAACGCATCGTGAACCTCCTACGGGAAGGTTCACGGCTACGGTGGCGGCCCGCATCCGCAGTCCTCCATTCGGGCGACGCCCGGGGTGGTGGCCGGGCGGCTGCGGATGCGGTCCGCGCAGGTCGGCAGCGGTCAGCCGCGTTCCGCCGGGGCGGGCTTGTCCGCCTGGTCCGGCAGGTCGATGAGGTCGACCAGGTCGGCGATGGACTCGACGACGTGGGACGGGCCGAACGGGTAGCGGTCGATGTCGGCGACGGTGGTGAGCCCGGTGAGGACCAGGAAGGTCTGCATGCCCGCTTCCAGGCCCGCCAGGACGTCGGTGTCCATCCGGTCGCCGATCATGGCGCTGGTCTCGGAGTGCGCGCCGATGGCGTTCAGCCCGGTCCGCATCATCAGGGGGTTGGGCTTGCCCGCGAAGTACGGGTCCTTGCCGGTGGCCTTGGTGATGAGGGCCGCGACGGACCCGGTGGCGGGCAGCGGCCCCTCGGCGGAGGGACCGGTCTCGTCGGGGTTGGTGCAGATGAAACGGGCGCCCGCGTTGATCAGCCGGATCGCCTTGGTGAGCGCCTCGAAGCTGTACGTACGGGTCTCGCCGAGCACCACGTAGTCCGGGTCGTGGTCGGTGAGGACGTACCCGATGTCGTGCAGGG
This sequence is a window from Streptomyces parvus. Protein-coding genes within it:
- a CDS encoding class F sortase: MGAPDRPAGNGRLLTGVAWAVLLLGLWLWGKEAGGGLGGLSGPTTGDVAAVGRPFGASLPRAHDPLDGAAPERVEVPSVGIEAPVIARGLDGDGAIDPPPYGMPRTAGWYGDGTQPGAKGTALFVGHVDTDTKPAVFYGLSAVKPGARIEVTRTDGSVAEFTVDDVQLVTRERFDARKAYGPREDGRAELRLITCGGTYDHKTRSYTANVVVSAYLTGARGAAAGDGEERAQAVAHGRG
- a CDS encoding HAD-IIA family hydrolase; this translates as MAERKPITSWLTDMDGVLIHEGTPIPGADAFIKRLRDSGLPFLVLTNNSIYTARDLHARLKRMGLDVPVENIWTSALATAQFLDDQRPGGTAYVIGEAGLTTALHDIGYVLTDHDPDYVVLGETRTYSFEALTKAIRLINAGARFICTNPDETGPSAEGPLPATGSVAALITKATGKDPYFAGKPNPLMMRTGLNAIGAHSETSAMIGDRMDTDVLAGLEAGMQTFLVLTGLTTVADIDRYPFGPSHVVESIADLVDLIDLPDQADKPAPAERG